Genomic segment of Synechococcus sp. A15-28:
CGTGATGTCACCGCTGGCGACATGGTCCTCAGGGGCGCCGATCTCGGTGGCCATCGCTTCGCTCAACTGGGCACTGATCAGATGTCCCAGCAGATAGGAGGGGAAGTAGCCGAACAGGCCTTCGCTCCAGTGCACGTCCTGCAGACAGCCCTCTGAATGATTGGAGGGCGTGACGCCGAGCATGTCGCGGTAGCGGCGGTTCCACTCCGCCGGCAGATCCGCCACCTCGAGCCCTTGCTCCAGCAGGGCGATCTCGAGATCCGTCCGAATCAGGATATGGAGGCCATAACTGAGCTCATCGGCCTCGACGCGATTCAGGCCCGGCGCCAGAGGGTTCATGGCTTGCCAGAGATCCTCGGCCCCATCGAGGGGCGCACCGACCTCGGCGAATTGCGTCCACCACTGCTCCGCGAAAGGACGGCTGCGGGCCACCCGGTTTTCCCAGAACAGCGACTGACTCTCGTGCACAGCCATGGACGTCGCCTGACCGAGGGGCCAGGCAAACCATTGATGACTTTGATCCGGCAAACCCTGTTCGTAGAGGGAATGCCCCCACTCATGGGCCGTCGCCAGAAAACAGGACAGGGGCTGCCCCCTCACCACCCGGGTGGTGATGCGGTAGTCGGCTGGCCCCAATGTGATGGAAAAGGGATGGGGCGAACGTGCCACGCAGGTGATTGATGGATCGCGACCCCAGCTCTTCAAAAGCTCGTCACAGAGATGCTGCTGGGCCGTCTCCGGCAGGTCCCAGCTAGCGGTTCTGGAGCGGGGAGACGAGGCGCTCTCTGCCACCAGTTCCGGCAAGGCCTGGCGCAGGGGGGCGAACACCTCCTGCAGACGCGTGAGGCTGAGGTCTGGCTCAAAGGGCTGCGCCAGGGTTTCCCAGCAGGACCGGGGCTCGGCCAGTTGACGGGCCTGCTCCTGCCGCAGCTGGATCAAGCTCTGCAACGCCGGCGCGAACTGGGAGAAGTCAGCCGCGGCCCGGGCCTGTTGCCACTGGTTGTAACCATTCGCTTTGGCGGTGGCGAGGGCCGCCACCAGAGCGGGATCCAGGGATTGCTGGCGGCGCAGATCCTCTTCCAGCAGATCGAGATTGCGCCCCCGCGGGCCATGGTCATCGGTGTCTGTCTGCAGGTTCCATTCCTCACGGGCTGCATTGATGAGCTCGGCGTAGTGCGCGGAGCTCTGCCGGGCATGCAGCTGGGTCGCCAGCAGGGTCAGCTGCTCCCCACGCCAGGCAGCACCACCACTGGGCATGCGGGTGTTCTGATCCCAGTAGAGGGTGCTCTGGATCGACCCGATGATCTGGGTTTCCCGCAGATGCTCACCGAGACGACTCCAGGCCGGTGACGCGGGCAGCATCCGATGCGGTTGAGGTCTTTCAGGACCTTAACGAGATCCACCGGAACGGGACTGGCAGGGCACCCGTCACTCGAGCCATCCTGGAGTTGTCGCGTCCGAACCGCATGCGCCGACTGCTGATGTCCACGACCCTGGCTCTGGCCCTCCCCCTGGCGCTGTGGCCGCTCAAATTGATCTACCGCCAGCCAGGGGCCAAGGCCTGATCAACGGGCCTCGTCGTCAGCGGTCTGATCGGCACTGGCGTCTTCCCCCTCCGCATCCGACTGGTTCTGACGCAGTCGCTTCAACCAGCGGCCGTAGGCAACGGTGCGGTCATCGTCACTGCCATCGGTGACGCGTTCCGAGAATCCTTCAAAAGGTGGTGTCGATCGATCCTGCACAGGGTGTGGGCGGGGACTTCACCGCATTGTGCGCTGGAGTGAACAACAGGTTTCTGCAGGCCACGAAATCCTGATAACGCAGGATCAACTGGAGGAGGTCTCCAGGCGACAACGCTGACGCTCATCGCAAAGAGTGCGCAGATCGGGACGGCGTGTGAGTTGCAGCCGACGGTCGGCCCAGACGCCGTACAACCAGTTCACAAGGCCGGAAAGAACGGGCCAGCGGGTGGGTGCGTACAACCATCCCAGCCCGATCAATCGATAGGCCTCACGGAAGACAGCGACATCGCGCAGCACCTCTCCGGCTCCGGTGATGGCATGGATGCGACCCATGGCTTCTTCGTAGCTGATGCCCTGGTGGGACTCCGGGTCGTAGTCCATGGCATCGATGTCGATGAAGCCCAGGGAACCCAGGCGATCCCTACCCCTGAGGAAGGTGACTTCCCGCACGCAAAGCGGGCAGCCCCCGTCAAAGAGCACGGTGAGCTCAGGAGAAGCAGACCTCGTCATTCCCGACGGCAGTAACCGCCACCCACGTTGATCCATTGCGGTGGGCAATCGCGACCCTGACGGGGCTGCAGCTGCTCGACGCGACGCCCAAAACTGCAGCAGCGGCCGTTGCGGGTGTAGGCATAGCCGATGGGACAGTCGTCGCTGAGCCTTGGCACCACACGCTGGCCAGCGGCAGGCACTGGCTCGAGCAGCAGCAGACCAAAAACCGTGATGAGTCGCAGCGAAGTGATCGTGGAACAACCGGCAGCGTGCGCCACAAACTTAAGGAGATCAGCGTTCGGCATCCGCCATGGCCATGCAGCAGGTTCTTCACCAGCTCGAGCTGGCCACCCACGGCCAGGGATTCACACGACTGGACAACCGGATCAACCAATGGCTCGGTGGCACCGGGCT
This window contains:
- a CDS encoding carboxypeptidase M32, whose product is MLPASPAWSRLGEHLRETQIIGSIQSTLYWDQNTRMPSGGAAWRGEQLTLLATQLHARQSSAHYAELINAAREEWNLQTDTDDHGPRGRNLDLLEEDLRRQQSLDPALVAALATAKANGYNQWQQARAAADFSQFAPALQSLIQLRQEQARQLAEPRSCWETLAQPFEPDLSLTRLQEVFAPLRQALPELVAESASSPRSRTASWDLPETAQQHLCDELLKSWGRDPSITCVARSPHPFSITLGPADYRITTRVVRGQPLSCFLATAHEWGHSLYEQGLPDQSHQWFAWPLGQATSMAVHESQSLFWENRVARSRPFAEQWWTQFAEVGAPLDGAEDLWQAMNPLAPGLNRVEADELSYGLHILIRTDLEIALLEQGLEVADLPAEWNRRYRDMLGVTPSNHSEGCLQDVHWSEGLFGYFPSYLLGHLISAQLSEAMATEIGAPEDHVASGDITPMLGWLRRHVHPVGRALNAEDLVLQVSGRPLDSTAFLQHVIGKVQALQRT
- a CDS encoding DUF393 domain-containing protein yields the protein MTRSASPELTVLFDGGCPLCVREVTFLRGRDRLGSLGFIDIDAMDYDPESHQGISYEEAMGRIHAITGAGEVLRDVAVFREAYRLIGLGWLYAPTRWPVLSGLVNWLYGVWADRRLQLTRRPDLRTLCDERQRCRLETSSS